A genomic region of Rhipicephalus sanguineus isolate Rsan-2018 chromosome 1, BIME_Rsan_1.4, whole genome shotgun sequence contains the following coding sequences:
- the LOC119395945 gene encoding SNARE-associated protein Snapin, producing MSKDPLRYRVIADSSQSRQQSMLKMDDSENTTSFDDRSEAYSEASARDCLAEGIIGLLLPTVEQIDERVKSTRISQLELRQHIDTLAEDLRALSENQQIPYDLDSYVKKLVNAKRRVVLVNSILQNTQERLNRINQSITRENERRTALLEPQVSTPSEG from the exons ATGTCTAAAGATCCACTGAGGTACCGAGTCATAGCCGACAGTAGTCAGAGCAGACAGCAGTCCATGTTAAAGATGGATGATAGTGAGAATACAACTTCATTTGATGATCGCAGTGAGGCATACTCAGAAGCATCTGCCAGAGACTGTTTAGCTGAAGGCATAATTGGCCTTCTGCTCCCAACTGTCGAGCAAATAGACGAACGAGTGAAGTCGACAAG GATCAGTCAGCTCGAGCTTCGTCAGCATATTGACACTCTGGCAGAGG ACCTTCGTGCATTGTCTGAAAACCAGCAGATACCATATGACCTCGACAGCTATGTCAAGAAACTTGTAAATGCAAAAAGGCGGGTAGTTCTTGTCAACAGTATCCTTCAGAACACCCAG GAACGGCTGAACAGAATTAACCAGAGCATCACCCGTGAAAATGAGAGGCGTACAGCACTCTTGGAGCCACAAGTTTCTACACCAAGTGAAGGATAG